A genome region from Pseudorca crassidens isolate mPseCra1 chromosome 20, mPseCra1.hap1, whole genome shotgun sequence includes the following:
- the ARHGEF1 gene encoding rho guanine nucleotide exchange factor 1 isoform X5 — protein MEAEDVARGAAPGPPRPGLVPISIIGAEDEDFENELKTNPEEQNNQYQSLDQVKRRPAHLMALLQHVAMQFEPGPLLCCLHADMLGSLGPKEAKKAFGDFCHSFLDKCAILRVTVPPTVAFELDRTRPDLLSEDVQRHFVQEVVQTQQAAVSRQLEDFRSKKLMGMTPWEQELIQLGAWVGRDRATYEARERHLAERQLAHLEDMQHTISNDEEKSAAVVSAITLYMRHLGVRTKSGDKKSGRNFFRKKVMGNRRSEEPTKTKKGLSSFLDAARWNRGEPQGEVPSLSPAPTSPCCPHLMVPSLVSAPDFRHLKVEADGEKPGVTERKGGLGVPSRDRNVGAPGQDTPGVSLHPLSGDSPDREPGVDALPELGDPPPQGPASLEPAAPLESTEEGADTERLSGRLGRSESLRVSDRRRPSRGSLGAKGRGGGRSRSDVDMDPSSATAVLGPARRATPEPGDEGEPGRSGLELEPEEPPGWRELVPPGTLHSLPKSQVKRQEVISELLVTEAAHVRMLRVLYDLFYQPMADGGFFSLEELQNIFPSLDELIEVHSLFLDRLMKRRQDSGYLIEEIGDVLLAQFDGTEGSWFQKISSRFCSRQSFALEQLKAKQRKEPRFCAFVQEAESRPRCRRLQLKDMIPTEMQRLTKYPLLLQSIGQNTEEPAEREKVELAAECCREILHHVNQAVRDMEDLLRLKDYQRRLDLSHLRQSSDPMLSEFKNLDITKKKLVHEGPLTWRVTKDKAVEVHVLLLDDLLLLLQRQDERLLLKSHSRTLTPTPDGKTMLRPVLRLTSAMTREVATDHKAFYVIFTWDQEAQIYELVAQTVSERKNWCALITETAGSLKVPARTSRPKHRPSPSRPLCLPPAGPVCLPVSQP, from the exons aTGGAGGCCGAAGACGTCGCCCGAGGGGCG GCCCCAGGGCCCCCCCGGCCTGGCCTGGTGCCCATCAGCATCATCGGGGCTGAGGACGAGGATTTTGAGAATGAGCTGAAGACG aacCCCGAGGAGCAAAACAACCAGTACCAGAGCCTGGATCAGGTGAAGCGGCGCCCGGCCCACCTCATGGCCCTCCTGCAGCACGTGGCCATGCAGTTCGAGCCAGGACCCCTG ctctgctgcctgCACGCGGACATGCTGGGCTCACTGGGCCCCAAGGAGGCCAAGAAGGCCTTCGGCGACTTCTGCCACAGCTTCCTGGATAAGTGTGCG ATTCTGCGGGTGACGGTCCCTCCCACCGTGGCCTTTGAACTTG ACCGCACGCGGCCTGATCTCCTCTCCGAGGATGTCCAGCGGCATTTCGTGCAGGAGGTGGTGCAGACCCAGCAGGCAGCTGTCAGCCGGCAGCTGGAGGACTTCCGCTCCAAGAAGCTCATGGGCATGACACCCTGGGAGCAGGAGCTGATccagctgggggcctgggttgggCGGGACCGCGCCACCTATGAGGCCCGGGAGCGGCACCTGGCTGAGCGGCAGCTGGCCCACCTGGAGGACATGCA acACACCATCTCTAACGATGAGGAAAAGAG TGCTGCTGTGGTCAGTGCCATCACCCTGTACATGCGCCACCTCGGGGTGCGGACCAAGAGTGGAGACAAGAAGTCGGGGAGGAATTTCTTCCGGAAAAAG GTGATGGGGAACCGGCGGTCAGAAGAGCCGACCAAGACCAAGAAAGGACTGAGCAGCTTCCTGGATGCCGCCCGCTGGAACCGGGGAGAGCCCCAGGGTGAGGTGCCCAGCCTCAGCCCCGCCCCGACTTCCCCATGCTGCCCCCACCTCATGGTCCCATCTCTCGTTTCAGCCCCAGATTTTCGACACCTCAAAGTTGAGGCTGATG GTGAGAAGCCAGGCGTTACAGAACGTAAGGGAGGTCTGGGGGTGCCCTCCCGGGACCGGAATGTCGGAGCCCCTGGGCAGGACACCCCCGGAGTTTCTCTGCACCCTCTGTCTGGGGACAGCCCTGACCGGGAACCAG GTGTTGACGCCCTCCCGGAGCTGGGGGACCCGCCCCCGCAGGGCCCAGCCAGCCTGGAGCCTGCAGCGCCCCtggagagcacagaggagggtGCTGACACGGAGAG GCTGTCGGGGCGTCTGGGGCGCTCGGAGAGCCTGCGGGTGAGTGACCGCCGCCGGCCTTCCCGGGGCAGCCTCGGGGCTAAGGGCCGGGGTGGGGGCCGCTCCCGGAGCGACGTGGACATGGACCCCAGCTCCGCCACGGCCGTGCTTGGCCCTGCCCGACGAGCCAC CCCCGAGCCTGGAGATGAGGGGGAGCCGGGCCGATCGGGACTAGAGCTGGAACCAGAAGAGCCCCCCGGCTGGCGGGAACTCGTCCCCCCGGGCACCCTGCACAGCCTTCCCAAGAGCCAGGTGAAGCGGCAGGAGGTCATCAGCG AGCTGCTGGTGACAGAGGCGGCCCACGTGCGCATGCTCCGGGTGCTCTATGACCTCTTCTACCAGCCCATGGCGGATGGGGGCTTCTTCTCCCTGGAGGAGCTACAGAACATCTTCCCCAGCCTGGACGAGCTCATCGAGGTGCATT CCCTGTTCCTTGATCGCCTGATGAAGCGGAGGCAGGACAGTGGCTACCTCATTGAGGAGATTGGAGATGTGCTGCTGGCCCAG TTTGATGGTACCGAGGGCTCCTGGTTCCAGAAAATCTCCTCCCGCTTCTGCAGCCGCCAGTCGTTTGCCTTAGAGCAGCTCAAAGCCAAACAGCGCAAGGAGCCTCGGTTCTGTGCCTTCGTGCAG GAGGCCGAGAGCCGCCCCCGGTGCCGCCGCCTGCAGCTGAAGGACATGATCCCCACGGAGATGCAGCGTCTGACCAAGTACCCGCTGCTGCTGCAGAGCATCGGGCAGAACACAG AAGAGCCTGCGGAACGGGAGAAAGTGGAGCTGGCGGCTGAGTGCTGCAGGGAAATTCTGCACCACGTCAACCAAGCCGTGCGCGACATGGAGGACCTGCTG CGGCTCAAGGATTATCAGAGGCGCCTGGATTTGTCCCACCTGCGGCAGAGCAGCGACCCCATGCTGAGCGAGTTCAAg aaCCTGGATATCACCAAGAAGAAGCTGGTCCATGAGGGCCCGCTGACGTGGCGGGTGACTAAGGACAAGGCTGTGG AGGTCCACGTCCTGCTGCTGGAcgacctgctgctgctgctgcagcgcCAGGATGAGCGGCTGCTGCTCAAATCGCACAGCCGGACGCTGACGCCCACGCCCGACGGCAAGACCATGCTGCGGCCCGTGCTGCGGCTCACCTCCGCCATGACCCGAGAGGTGGCCACCG ATCACAAAGCCTTCTATGTCATTTTTACCTGGGACCAGGAGGCCCAGATATACGAGCTGGTGGCCCAGACCGTGTCGGAGCGGAAGAA CTGGTGTGCCCTCATCACTGAGACCGCTGGATCCCTGAAGGTCCCTGCCCGCACCTCCCGACCCAAACACCGGCCCAGCCCCAGCAG GCCTCTCTGTCTTCCACCAGCCGGGCCTGTCTGTCTCCCTGTCTCCCAGCCTtga
- the ARHGEF1 gene encoding rho guanine nucleotide exchange factor 1 isoform X2 yields the protein MEAEDVARGAAPGPPRPGLVPISIIGAEDEDFENELKTNPEEQNNQYQSLDQVKRRPAHLMALLQHVAMQFEPGPLLCCLHADMLGSLGPKEAKKAFGDFCHSFLDKCAILRVTVPPTVAFELDRTRPDLLSEDVQRHFVQEVVQTQQAAVSRQLEDFRSKKLMGMTPWEQELIQLGAWVGRDRATYEARERHLAERQLAHLEDMQHTISNDEEKSAAVVSAITLYMRHLGVRTKSGDKKSGRNFFRKKVMGNRRSEEPTKTKKGLSSFLDAARWNRGEPQAPDFRHLKVEADGEKPGVTERKGGLGVPSRDRNVGAPGQDTPGVSLHPLSGDSPDREPGVDALPELGDPPPQGPASLEPAAPLESTEEGADTERLSGRLGRSESLRVSDRRRPSRGSLGAKGRGGGRSRSDVDMDPSSATAVLGPARRATPEPGDEGEPGRSGLELEPEEPPGWRELVPPGTLHSLPKSQVKRQEVISELLVTEAAHVRMLRVLYDLFYQPMADGGFFSLEELQNIFPSLDELIEVHSLFLDRLMKRRQDSGYLIEEIGDVLLAQFDGTEGSWFQKISSRFCSRQSFALEQLKAKQRKEPRFCAFVQEAESRPRCRRLQLKDMIPTEMQRLTKYPLLLQSIGQNTEEPAEREKVELAAECCREILHHVNQAVRDMEDLLRLKDYQRRLDLSHLRQSSDPMLSEFKNLDITKKKLVHEGPLTWRVTKDKAVEVHVLLLDDLLLLLQRQDERLLLKSHSRTLTPTPDGKTMLRPVLRLTSAMTREVATDHKAFYVIFTWDQEAQIYELVAQTVSERKNWCALITETAGSLKVPARTSRPKHRPSPSSTREPLLSSSENGNGGREMPPADGRMERIFSALLPFCRPGPEGQLAAKALQKVLSLKQLLLPSEEDSGVGPPLEGDGVPGGGPPSPPQPQEIREELLSLEETIKQLEEVEEEFCRLRLLLSPLGENTVPQSGCT from the exons aTGGAGGCCGAAGACGTCGCCCGAGGGGCG GCCCCAGGGCCCCCCCGGCCTGGCCTGGTGCCCATCAGCATCATCGGGGCTGAGGACGAGGATTTTGAGAATGAGCTGAAGACG aacCCCGAGGAGCAAAACAACCAGTACCAGAGCCTGGATCAGGTGAAGCGGCGCCCGGCCCACCTCATGGCCCTCCTGCAGCACGTGGCCATGCAGTTCGAGCCAGGACCCCTG ctctgctgcctgCACGCGGACATGCTGGGCTCACTGGGCCCCAAGGAGGCCAAGAAGGCCTTCGGCGACTTCTGCCACAGCTTCCTGGATAAGTGTGCG ATTCTGCGGGTGACGGTCCCTCCCACCGTGGCCTTTGAACTTG ACCGCACGCGGCCTGATCTCCTCTCCGAGGATGTCCAGCGGCATTTCGTGCAGGAGGTGGTGCAGACCCAGCAGGCAGCTGTCAGCCGGCAGCTGGAGGACTTCCGCTCCAAGAAGCTCATGGGCATGACACCCTGGGAGCAGGAGCTGATccagctgggggcctgggttgggCGGGACCGCGCCACCTATGAGGCCCGGGAGCGGCACCTGGCTGAGCGGCAGCTGGCCCACCTGGAGGACATGCA acACACCATCTCTAACGATGAGGAAAAGAG TGCTGCTGTGGTCAGTGCCATCACCCTGTACATGCGCCACCTCGGGGTGCGGACCAAGAGTGGAGACAAGAAGTCGGGGAGGAATTTCTTCCGGAAAAAG GTGATGGGGAACCGGCGGTCAGAAGAGCCGACCAAGACCAAGAAAGGACTGAGCAGCTTCCTGGATGCCGCCCGCTGGAACCGGGGAGAGCCCCAGG CCCCAGATTTTCGACACCTCAAAGTTGAGGCTGATG GTGAGAAGCCAGGCGTTACAGAACGTAAGGGAGGTCTGGGGGTGCCCTCCCGGGACCGGAATGTCGGAGCCCCTGGGCAGGACACCCCCGGAGTTTCTCTGCACCCTCTGTCTGGGGACAGCCCTGACCGGGAACCAG GTGTTGACGCCCTCCCGGAGCTGGGGGACCCGCCCCCGCAGGGCCCAGCCAGCCTGGAGCCTGCAGCGCCCCtggagagcacagaggagggtGCTGACACGGAGAG GCTGTCGGGGCGTCTGGGGCGCTCGGAGAGCCTGCGGGTGAGTGACCGCCGCCGGCCTTCCCGGGGCAGCCTCGGGGCTAAGGGCCGGGGTGGGGGCCGCTCCCGGAGCGACGTGGACATGGACCCCAGCTCCGCCACGGCCGTGCTTGGCCCTGCCCGACGAGCCAC CCCCGAGCCTGGAGATGAGGGGGAGCCGGGCCGATCGGGACTAGAGCTGGAACCAGAAGAGCCCCCCGGCTGGCGGGAACTCGTCCCCCCGGGCACCCTGCACAGCCTTCCCAAGAGCCAGGTGAAGCGGCAGGAGGTCATCAGCG AGCTGCTGGTGACAGAGGCGGCCCACGTGCGCATGCTCCGGGTGCTCTATGACCTCTTCTACCAGCCCATGGCGGATGGGGGCTTCTTCTCCCTGGAGGAGCTACAGAACATCTTCCCCAGCCTGGACGAGCTCATCGAGGTGCATT CCCTGTTCCTTGATCGCCTGATGAAGCGGAGGCAGGACAGTGGCTACCTCATTGAGGAGATTGGAGATGTGCTGCTGGCCCAG TTTGATGGTACCGAGGGCTCCTGGTTCCAGAAAATCTCCTCCCGCTTCTGCAGCCGCCAGTCGTTTGCCTTAGAGCAGCTCAAAGCCAAACAGCGCAAGGAGCCTCGGTTCTGTGCCTTCGTGCAG GAGGCCGAGAGCCGCCCCCGGTGCCGCCGCCTGCAGCTGAAGGACATGATCCCCACGGAGATGCAGCGTCTGACCAAGTACCCGCTGCTGCTGCAGAGCATCGGGCAGAACACAG AAGAGCCTGCGGAACGGGAGAAAGTGGAGCTGGCGGCTGAGTGCTGCAGGGAAATTCTGCACCACGTCAACCAAGCCGTGCGCGACATGGAGGACCTGCTG CGGCTCAAGGATTATCAGAGGCGCCTGGATTTGTCCCACCTGCGGCAGAGCAGCGACCCCATGCTGAGCGAGTTCAAg aaCCTGGATATCACCAAGAAGAAGCTGGTCCATGAGGGCCCGCTGACGTGGCGGGTGACTAAGGACAAGGCTGTGG AGGTCCACGTCCTGCTGCTGGAcgacctgctgctgctgctgcagcgcCAGGATGAGCGGCTGCTGCTCAAATCGCACAGCCGGACGCTGACGCCCACGCCCGACGGCAAGACCATGCTGCGGCCCGTGCTGCGGCTCACCTCCGCCATGACCCGAGAGGTGGCCACCG ATCACAAAGCCTTCTATGTCATTTTTACCTGGGACCAGGAGGCCCAGATATACGAGCTGGTGGCCCAGACCGTGTCGGAGCGGAAGAA CTGGTGTGCCCTCATCACTGAGACCGCTGGATCCCTGAAGGTCCCTGCCCGCACCTCCCGACCCAAACACCGGCCCAGCCCCAGCAG CACCCGTGAACCCCTGCTCAGCAGCTCTGAGAACGGCAACGGTGGCCGAGAGATGCCTCCGGCTGACG GCCGGATGGAGAGAATATTCAGCGCCCTCCTGCCCTTCTGCAGACCAGGCCCTGAGGGCCAGCTCGCCGCCAAGGCCCTTCAGAAAG TGCTGTCCCTGAAGCAGCTCCTGCTTCCCTCGGAGGAAGACAGCGGGGTGGGGCCTCCGCTCGAAGGCGATGGAGTCCCAGGGGGCGGCCCCCCAAGCCCACCACAGCCCCAGGAAATTCGGGAGGAGCTGCTCAGCCTGGAGGAGACCATTAAACAGCTGGAG gaggtggaggaggagttTTGCCGCCTGAGACTCCTCCTGTCTCCGCTCGGGGAGAACACTGTCCCCCAGTCTGGCTGTACCTGA